One region of Trinickia violacea genomic DNA includes:
- a CDS encoding tyrosine-type recombinase/integrase, giving the protein MTPLRRRMIVDMRVRNLAANTQRAYLQQVSAFAQHFGCSPELLGPEEVRDWQVHLIEVLRRSPSTLVVATAALRFLYNVTLKRDWSVDEIPMSRTPRKLPVILSQEEVNQFLEAIRSVKHRTVLMAAYAAGLRISEATRLKVSDIDSQRMMLRVEQGKGHADRYVMLSPRLLEILRNYWCIGRPQYWLFPGRFADQPVGADVIRQACQDARRRAGISKPITPHSLRHAFATHLLESGTDVRTIQLLLGHCSLATTSRYLKVATSTVCATTSPFDRLPHRSATPICPEPSPTND; this is encoded by the coding sequence ATGACACCCTTACGTCGACGCATGATCGTGGATATGCGCGTGCGCAACCTCGCCGCCAACACGCAGCGCGCCTACCTCCAGCAGGTGAGCGCCTTTGCCCAGCACTTCGGGTGTTCCCCTGAACTGCTGGGCCCAGAGGAGGTGCGCGACTGGCAAGTGCACCTGATTGAGGTCCTGCGGCGCTCACCCAGCACGCTGGTGGTGGCCACTGCGGCGCTGCGCTTTCTGTACAACGTCACGCTCAAACGCGACTGGTCAGTCGACGAGATCCCCATGTCGAGGACACCCCGCAAGCTGCCGGTGATCCTCAGTCAGGAGGAGGTCAACCAGTTCCTCGAAGCGATCCGCAGCGTCAAGCATCGTACCGTGCTGATGGCAGCCTACGCCGCGGGCCTGCGCATCTCGGAGGCCACCCGGCTGAAGGTCAGCGATATCGATAGCCAGCGCATGATGTTGCGCGTCGAACAGGGCAAGGGCCACGCCGACCGCTATGTGATGCTCTCGCCACGGCTGCTGGAGATCCTGCGCAATTACTGGTGCATTGGCCGGCCCCAGTACTGGCTGTTCCCGGGCCGCTTCGCGGATCAACCCGTGGGTGCCGACGTGATACGGCAAGCCTGCCAGGACGCGCGCCGCCGCGCCGGTATCAGCAAGCCCATCACGCCGCACTCCTTGCGCCATGCGTTCGCGACGCACCTGCTCGAATCCGGCACCGACGTGCGCACCATCCAGTTGCTGCTCGGTCATTGCAGCCTTGCCACCACCTCGCGCTATCTGAAGGTCGCAACCAGCACCGTCTGCGCGACGACCAGTCCGTTCGATCGCCTGCCTCACCGATCTGCCACTCCCATCTGCCCTGAGCCATCGCCCACCAACGACTGA
- a CDS encoding FAD-dependent oxidoreductase — translation MAKEITCDLVVVGSGAAGLATAITARKRGLDVIVLEKEPVFGGTTALSGGVLWIPLSKYGRQQNPADTVERVREYMMSETGNNYDAAAVQCFIENGPRMVEFFERETDMKFVPTLYPDYHPDASGGVDIGRSILAAPYDIRGLGKDMRRLKPPLETITFMGMMFNSSNADLKHFFRATKSIVSFLYVARRLATHIKELGLYRRGINVTSGNALAARLAKSALAIDIPILTSTPVKELLSEDGKVVGVRAAAADGDLRIAARHGVVLACGGFPHDLKRIAQVYPHVKRGGEHLSPTPVGNTGDGLTMAEKVGGAVALGFADASAWMPVSKVPFGKGRTGVFPHLLDRYKPGVIGVLRSGQRFTNESNSYHDVGAALIRACEGERETAMWLICDKVALGKYGLGYAKPAPMPVGPLLRKGYLIKGETIRELARNCGIVPDALEMTVYAYNLDAERGEDPMFDRGRTSFNRYLADPDNKPNPCVAPISTGPFYAVKVVMGDLGTFDGLRTSVTGEVLRADGSQIEGLYAVGNDRRSVMGGNYPGAGITHGPNMTFGYVTGNAIATMTCKEKVCA, via the coding sequence ATGGCCAAGGAGATCACTTGCGATCTGGTCGTGGTCGGATCGGGTGCTGCGGGCCTCGCCACCGCGATCACTGCACGCAAGCGCGGCCTCGATGTCATCGTGCTCGAAAAGGAGCCCGTGTTCGGTGGTACCACCGCGCTGTCGGGCGGGGTCCTGTGGATTCCGCTGAGCAAATATGGCCGACAGCAGAACCCGGCTGACACCGTCGAGCGCGTGCGCGAATACATGATGAGCGAGACGGGTAACAACTACGATGCCGCCGCGGTCCAATGCTTTATCGAGAACGGGCCGAGAATGGTCGAGTTCTTCGAGCGAGAGACGGATATGAAGTTCGTGCCCACGCTCTATCCGGACTATCACCCTGATGCGTCCGGCGGCGTCGACATCGGCCGCTCGATCCTCGCCGCGCCCTATGACATTCGCGGGCTGGGCAAGGACATGCGTCGCCTCAAGCCGCCGCTCGAGACGATCACCTTCATGGGAATGATGTTCAATTCCTCGAACGCGGACCTCAAGCACTTCTTCCGCGCGACCAAGTCGATTGTTTCGTTCCTTTACGTGGCCCGGCGTCTCGCTACGCACATCAAGGAGCTGGGGCTTTACCGGCGGGGGATCAACGTAACGAGCGGCAACGCGCTCGCCGCGAGGCTCGCGAAGTCGGCGCTGGCGATCGACATTCCGATCCTCACTTCGACGCCCGTGAAGGAACTGCTGAGCGAGGACGGCAAGGTGGTCGGTGTGCGCGCGGCCGCTGCGGACGGTGACCTTCGGATCGCCGCCCGGCACGGCGTCGTGCTGGCTTGCGGCGGCTTCCCGCACGATCTCAAGCGCATCGCGCAGGTCTATCCGCATGTGAAGCGTGGGGGTGAGCATCTCTCGCCGACGCCCGTCGGCAATACGGGCGACGGGCTGACCATGGCCGAGAAGGTGGGCGGTGCCGTGGCGCTCGGCTTCGCCGACGCGTCGGCCTGGATGCCTGTCTCAAAGGTGCCCTTTGGCAAGGGCCGCACAGGCGTTTTCCCGCATCTGCTCGACCGCTATAAGCCCGGCGTGATCGGCGTGCTGCGGAGCGGTCAGCGCTTCACCAATGAATCGAACTCCTACCACGATGTTGGCGCGGCGCTGATCCGCGCTTGCGAGGGTGAGCGGGAGACGGCGATGTGGCTGATCTGCGACAAGGTGGCGCTGGGCAAGTATGGACTGGGCTATGCCAAGCCCGCGCCGATGCCGGTGGGGCCGTTGCTACGCAAAGGCTATCTCATCAAGGGCGAGACGATCCGCGAACTGGCGCGCAATTGCGGGATTGTTCCTGACGCGCTTGAGATGACGGTCTATGCCTACAATCTCGATGCCGAGCGCGGAGAAGACCCGATGTTCGATCGCGGTCGCACATCGTTCAACCGTTATCTCGCTGATCCTGACAACAAGCCCAATCCATGCGTTGCGCCGATCTCGACCGGCCCCTTCTACGCAGTGAAGGTGGTGATGGGCGATCTGGGCACGTTCGACGGGCTCAGGACTAGCGTCACCGGCGAGGTGCTGCGCGCCGACGGCAGCCAGATTGAGGGCCTTTACGCGGTCGGCAATGATCGGCGCAGCGTGATGGGCGGCAACTATCCGGGCGCCGGTATCACCCATGGGCCCAATATGACTTTCGGCTATGTCACCGGTAACGCCATCGCCACCATGACGTGCAAAGAGAAGGTGTGTGCATGA
- the benC gene encoding benzoate 1,2-dioxygenase electron transfer component BenC, whose amino-acid sequence MAHQITLRFEDGVSRFIECEEGERVTDAAIRHKINIPLDCRDGVCGTCKAVCESGEYVLGDCVEDALSPEEASSRKVLTCQMSPRSDCVIQIATNSDVSGTGLSAHRGRIVACQRASDTTIVFSVDLENRADLTFLPGQYVNIRVPDTDQTRSYSFSSGPSEPHLSFLVRNVRQGVMSTWLCESAKVGDPIEFRGPMGSFYLRPIERPVLFLAGGTGLAPFLSMLDKIVKDGGSPYPIHMILGVNSDEDLVGIDRLETYAQRLPNFTYACTVSSPDSAHPNKGYVTHHISASQLNGGDADVYLCGPPPMVDAVRNFLSSEGLAPCNFYYEKFAGTGLVVQTGEERIAPVDVDEAFDLRMALELGAAQLTMGRLSSEQLIIFRQLAEATAQFVSGRRFTDVPRYIEANHAFHMFTIEASGNAQLIALYRHLAVQDYIARALTDQIEIVGDIVQQHRDIVAAFELGDLNAARDVIALHALHSKATMSRALERMAMGKTAPVAAAPPSLPSAVPQICPFTAKTLPAYSHELDWPEGLEPFKVVDDGSQGDPYEHYRWMREHAPVLRCQSATSDVWFLSRYDDVYQAIRNPKLFSSEVVSPPPLTFLTLFDAPDHSRLRKVVQPSFLPLALDPFIEQIAQRAEDLLDAMIAKGGGDVVNDFAIPLSISTISTMIDVPNEDEEKMKFWSDETFSYFGRLARNAPGTGTDEQSAQAFFAYLKQALERLARTDSQSIGGHIARMWKDGLLSEKEAKELCAFVFIAGHDTTTILVANAFRMFAEQPKLLGRIRETPADADRFVEEVARYRGTVQRVSRITTEATTVAGVDLPKGAVVRLLLSAANRDSRKFAEGETFDIDRDSSGHLGFGNGMHKCLGAPLAKLETLIATKALARKVGDIVLDPARPIQYVRGNNLTNSGPEHLFVRLGGLSA is encoded by the coding sequence ATGGCCCATCAGATAACCCTCCGTTTTGAGGACGGAGTGTCCCGCTTCATCGAGTGCGAGGAGGGCGAGCGCGTCACCGATGCCGCCATTCGCCACAAGATCAATATTCCACTCGATTGCCGTGATGGTGTGTGTGGCACCTGCAAAGCGGTCTGCGAGTCCGGCGAGTACGTGCTGGGCGACTGCGTGGAAGATGCGCTTAGCCCGGAGGAGGCGAGCTCCCGCAAGGTTCTCACCTGCCAGATGAGCCCACGTTCCGACTGCGTGATCCAGATCGCCACGAACTCCGATGTCTCGGGTACCGGCTTGTCCGCCCACAGGGGACGGATCGTCGCCTGCCAGCGAGCCTCGGACACCACGATAGTCTTCTCGGTCGATCTCGAGAACCGCGCAGATCTCACCTTCCTTCCTGGGCAGTATGTCAACATCCGGGTGCCCGACACCGATCAGACACGGTCCTACTCTTTCAGCTCGGGGCCGTCCGAGCCGCACTTGTCCTTCCTTGTGCGCAATGTGCGTCAAGGGGTAATGTCGACCTGGCTCTGCGAAAGCGCCAAAGTAGGGGACCCAATCGAGTTTCGCGGCCCGATGGGAAGCTTCTACCTGCGCCCCATCGAGCGGCCGGTGCTGTTCCTGGCGGGTGGCACGGGCCTCGCGCCGTTCCTCTCGATGCTGGACAAGATCGTCAAAGACGGCGGCAGCCCGTATCCGATCCACATGATCCTGGGTGTGAACAGCGATGAGGATCTGGTTGGCATCGACCGGCTCGAAACCTATGCGCAGCGCCTGCCGAACTTCACCTATGCCTGCACCGTCTCCAGCCCCGATAGTGCCCATCCCAACAAGGGCTATGTGACCCACCACATCAGCGCCTCCCAGCTCAACGGTGGCGATGCGGATGTCTACCTCTGCGGCCCGCCGCCGATGGTTGATGCGGTGCGCAACTTTCTCTCGTCCGAAGGGCTGGCACCGTGCAATTTCTATTACGAGAAGTTCGCCGGCACCGGCCTGGTGGTCCAGACCGGCGAGGAGCGCATCGCTCCTGTTGATGTCGATGAAGCCTTCGACCTGCGCATGGCTCTCGAACTGGGGGCGGCTCAGCTGACCATGGGCCGGCTGTCGAGCGAGCAATTGATCATCTTCCGCCAGCTCGCCGAGGCGACGGCGCAGTTCGTGTCCGGGCGGCGCTTTACCGACGTTCCGCGCTACATCGAGGCAAACCACGCCTTCCACATGTTCACGATCGAAGCTTCGGGGAACGCTCAGCTGATCGCGCTCTACCGGCATCTGGCCGTGCAGGACTACATCGCTCGCGCGCTGACCGACCAGATCGAGATTGTCGGCGATATCGTCCAGCAGCACCGGGACATTGTCGCCGCCTTCGAACTGGGCGACCTGAACGCGGCGCGCGACGTGATTGCGCTGCATGCGCTCCATTCCAAGGCCACGATGAGCCGGGCGCTGGAGCGTATGGCGATGGGCAAGACGGCACCCGTGGCTGCAGCGCCCCCCTCTCTCCCGTCTGCTGTGCCGCAGATCTGCCCATTCACGGCCAAGACCCTTCCGGCCTATTCACACGAACTGGACTGGCCCGAGGGGCTGGAGCCATTCAAGGTGGTCGATGACGGCTCGCAAGGTGACCCTTACGAGCACTACCGCTGGATGCGGGAGCACGCGCCGGTGCTGCGTTGCCAGTCGGCGACTTCGGACGTGTGGTTCCTCTCGCGCTATGACGATGTCTACCAGGCGATCCGCAACCCGAAGCTGTTTTCCTCCGAGGTCGTCAGCCCGCCACCGCTGACGTTCCTGACGCTGTTCGATGCGCCCGACCATTCGCGGTTACGCAAGGTCGTCCAGCCGTCCTTCCTGCCGCTCGCGCTCGATCCCTTTATCGAGCAGATCGCGCAAAGGGCGGAGGACCTGCTCGACGCGATGATTGCCAAAGGCGGCGGTGATGTCGTCAATGATTTCGCTATCCCGCTCAGCATCTCGACCATCTCCACGATGATCGACGTGCCGAACGAGGATGAGGAGAAGATGAAGTTCTGGTCGGACGAGACCTTTAGCTACTTCGGGCGCCTCGCCCGCAATGCGCCGGGGACCGGCACCGACGAGCAGAGCGCACAGGCTTTCTTCGCTTACCTGAAGCAAGCGCTGGAGCGGCTCGCTCGCACCGACAGCCAGTCGATCGGCGGACATATCGCGCGCATGTGGAAGGACGGGCTGCTTTCGGAAAAGGAAGCGAAGGAGCTGTGCGCCTTCGTCTTCATCGCCGGGCACGACACGACGACTATCCTTGTCGCCAACGCTTTTCGCATGTTCGCCGAACAGCCGAAGCTGCTGGGACGTATCCGCGAAACCCCCGCCGACGCTGACCGTTTCGTCGAAGAGGTGGCGCGCTACCGTGGTACCGTCCAGCGCGTGAGCCGCATCACCACCGAGGCGACCACCGTTGCGGGCGTTGATCTGCCCAAGGGCGCGGTGGTGCGATTGCTGCTGTCGGCTGCGAACCGCGACAGCCGCAAATTTGCCGAGGGCGAGACGTTCGACATCGACCGCGATTCCAGCGGCCATCTGGGTTTCGGCAACGGCATGCACAAATGCCTTGGCGCGCCGCTCGCCAAGCTGGAGACGCTAATCGCGACGAAGGCTCTGGCCCGCAAGGTTGGCGATATTGTGCTCGATCCGGCAAGGCCGATCCAGTATGTGCGGGGCAACAACCTGACCAACTCCGGGCCGGAGCACCTGTTCGTGAGGCTGGGTGGGTTATCGGCCTAA
- a CDS encoding NIPSNAP family protein, with protein sequence MSTHPMFLAKPLVDFRVYTIALRKMPDFLEVFDSLAMPILLETLGHPLGFWTSLVGPQNQFTHLWGYDDLADYERRCLARDTHPDFPAYLKASGHLITAQETRLIRAAALASVAE encoded by the coding sequence ATGAGCACCCACCCCATGTTTCTGGCAAAGCCCCTCGTGGATTTCCGGGTCTACACGATCGCGCTGCGCAAGATGCCCGACTTTCTCGAGGTGTTTGACAGTCTCGCCATGCCAATCCTGCTCGAGACGCTTGGACATCCGCTTGGCTTTTGGACAAGTCTGGTCGGGCCGCAGAACCAGTTCACTCACCTGTGGGGGTATGACGATCTGGCAGACTACGAACGACGGTGCCTTGCACGCGATACGCATCCGGATTTCCCGGCCTATCTCAAGGCATCGGGCCATCTGATCACAGCACAGGAGACACGGCTCATTCGTGCCGCCGCGCTAGCTAGTGTCGCAGAGTAA
- a CDS encoding helix-turn-helix domain-containing protein: MAHDQPRRRTVLHFALYGAEADQPWVDMVHYERIPLRAGRFDFDIKPHVHDALIQVLYVTAGGGETFIDGKTWAVVAPCLIVVPARSVHGFHFRSDIDGHVITAAQSALESLAMTAAPELLEFIRTPTVLSIDPDVERGTPLDTLFQSIGHEAESHERWQFTAGAALTIALFVKIGRLSESARLSASSEQRTMAARIERFRALLDRHCRERRPVASYADEMGVSTGQLSRICRATFGVSAIEAIDARSIHEAKRLLGYSTLSVKQIASELGFQDEAYFGRFFRKQTGLRPTEYRSAAHDRSLPTEKGGAS; encoded by the coding sequence ATGGCCCATGACCAACCGCGCCGCCGGACCGTTCTGCATTTCGCGCTCTATGGCGCGGAAGCCGACCAACCCTGGGTCGACATGGTGCATTACGAACGCATTCCCCTGCGTGCCGGCCGTTTCGACTTCGACATCAAGCCGCACGTCCACGATGCGCTGATCCAGGTGCTCTACGTCACCGCCGGGGGCGGCGAGACCTTCATCGACGGCAAGACCTGGGCGGTCGTTGCGCCATGCCTGATCGTCGTGCCAGCGCGCTCGGTCCACGGCTTTCACTTCCGGAGCGACATCGACGGTCACGTCATCACCGCCGCGCAGTCTGCGCTGGAATCGCTGGCGATGACGGCCGCGCCCGAACTGCTGGAATTCATCCGCACGCCGACAGTGCTGTCGATCGATCCCGACGTCGAGCGCGGCACACCTTTGGACACCCTATTTCAGTCGATCGGGCACGAGGCGGAGAGCCACGAGCGCTGGCAGTTCACCGCAGGCGCAGCACTGACGATCGCCCTGTTCGTCAAGATCGGGCGCCTCAGCGAGAGCGCCCGGCTTTCGGCCAGTTCCGAGCAGCGGACAATGGCCGCGCGGATCGAGCGGTTTCGCGCCCTGCTCGACCGCCATTGCCGTGAGCGGCGGCCGGTCGCCAGCTATGCCGACGAGATGGGCGTGAGCACCGGCCAGCTCTCCCGCATCTGCCGTGCGACCTTCGGGGTCTCGGCAATCGAGGCAATCGATGCACGCTCGATCCATGAGGCCAAGCGGCTGCTCGGCTATTCGACGCTCAGCGTGAAGCAGATCGCCAGTGAACTGGGCTTTCAGGACGAGGCCTATTTCGGTCGTTTCTTCCGCAAGCAGACGGGACTCCGGCCTACCGAATACCGCTCTGCGGCCCACGACCGATCCTTGCCGACGGAAAAGGGGGGAGCGAGCTGA
- a CDS encoding TniB family NTP-binding protein — MAARASLNLLKFLANDLQGGMVLVGTRDAVIALQTDARMVSRFTPFEVPRWRESEAFRRLLAASERILPLRLPSDLAQREIAQHVLAVSGGLTGEISRILNAAAELAIGRAHESITLEHLKDVASTSMR, encoded by the coding sequence GTGGCGGCCCGCGCTTCGCTTAATCTACTCAAATTCCTCGCCAACGACCTTCAGGGCGGCATGGTGCTGGTCGGCACCCGCGATGCAGTTATCGCCCTGCAAACCGACGCGCGGATGGTGAGCCGGTTCACGCCGTTCGAAGTGCCGCGCTGGCGCGAGAGCGAAGCATTCCGGCGCTTGCTGGCGGCCTCCGAGCGAATCCTGCCACTGCGCCTTCCGTCCGACCTGGCGCAGCGTGAGATCGCGCAGCATGTCCTTGCCGTAAGCGGCGGCCTAACAGGAGAAATTTCCAGGATCTTAAACGCTGCAGCTGAATTGGCAATCGGCAGAGCGCACGAATCTATCACGCTTGAGCATTTGAAAGATGTCGCTTCAACAAGCATGCGATAA
- a CDS encoding SDR family NAD(P)-dependent oxidoreductase yields the protein MGQELENRAAASTPYWLNLEGKVCVVTGAGSGIGAGIARAFADVGAHVALVDRNLAGAEAVAAELRKAGAVTQAIGCDVSDEASVAAAAGAVRAALGPASVLVNNAGLLRAGPLETVSIEDWNQAIAVNLTGYLLCARAFGRDMLAAGKGSIVHVASIAALSPQTNSGSYSPSKAGVLLLSRQLAAEWGPRGVRSNCVLPGMIRTALSAKFYEEPGFEARRAAATASRRIGEPEDLAGPALFLASDLAAYVNGAEVLVDGGLDCMLMDMVPRPGFNATPAA from the coding sequence ATGGGACAGGAACTTGAAAATCGCGCAGCTGCCTCGACCCCATACTGGCTGAACTTGGAGGGAAAGGTCTGCGTGGTCACGGGTGCGGGCAGTGGCATTGGTGCCGGCATCGCGCGCGCCTTCGCCGATGTCGGAGCGCATGTGGCGCTCGTGGATCGGAATCTTGCCGGTGCTGAAGCTGTCGCCGCCGAACTTCGGAAGGCCGGTGCGGTGACGCAGGCGATCGGCTGCGACGTGTCGGACGAAGCCTCGGTTGCCGCAGCTGCTGGCGCGGTTCGCGCAGCGCTCGGGCCGGCCAGCGTGCTCGTCAACAATGCAGGGCTCCTGCGCGCCGGACCTCTCGAGACGGTCTCGATCGAGGACTGGAACCAGGCCATCGCCGTGAACCTGACCGGCTATCTTCTGTGTGCTCGAGCTTTCGGGCGCGACATGCTGGCGGCGGGCAAGGGCAGTATCGTCCACGTTGCCTCGATTGCGGCGCTCAGTCCGCAGACCAATAGCGGTTCCTATAGCCCGAGCAAGGCGGGTGTGCTGCTCCTCTCGCGGCAGTTGGCGGCGGAGTGGGGCCCACGCGGGGTGCGCAGCAACTGCGTGCTGCCCGGCATGATCCGCACCGCGCTGTCCGCAAAGTTCTACGAGGAGCCCGGCTTCGAGGCTCGCCGCGCCGCCGCCACCGCGAGCCGCCGCATCGGCGAGCCGGAGGACCTCGCCGGCCCGGCCCTGTTCCTCGCCTCTGACCTGGCTGCCTACGTCAATGGCGCGGAGGTACTTGTCGACGGCGGGCTCGATTGCATGCTGATGGACATGGTCCCGCGCCCCGGTTTCAACGCCACCCCGGCCGCGTGA
- a CDS encoding DHA2 family efflux MFS transporter permease subunit: MITISIMLATLIQTLDSTIANVALPHMQGSLSASQDEITWVLTSYIVAAAIATPLTGWLSDRLSVKRLLALSIAGFTVASALCGLSETLPQIVGSRLLQGIFGASLVPLSQSILLDINPREKQGQAMAVWGMGVMVGPVLGPTLGGWLTDSYNWRWVFFINVPIGAFALFGVLTFLPARPTRHDAKFDLFGFATLSLAIGALQAMLDRGEQLDWFGSHEIVIEALAAAISFAFFLAHTATAGKTSFFRYELLKDRNFATGIFFIFVIGAVMYATRALLPPMLQNLMNYPVATTGLVTAPSGAGTMVAMLLAGRLLKRLDARLILLAGFLISAFALWQMMHYTIVLAESDIVWPGVVQGFGLGLVFVPLSTLTFSTLTPALRADGTATYSLMRNIGSSIGISIVQTLMTRGTQIAHADLAANVNPFNPAMQPMLANGSHYDIAVLNQSITQQASMIAYLNDFKLMFVATLLVIPLVLLIRPARKVDGETLAHAVMD; the protein is encoded by the coding sequence ATGATCACCATTTCGATCATGCTCGCCACCCTGATCCAGACGCTAGACAGCACGATCGCCAACGTGGCGCTGCCGCATATGCAGGGCAGCCTGTCGGCTTCGCAGGACGAAATCACGTGGGTGTTGACCTCATATATCGTGGCCGCCGCGATCGCGACGCCGTTGACCGGCTGGCTCTCGGACCGGCTGAGCGTCAAGCGCCTGCTGGCGCTCTCGATTGCGGGCTTCACGGTTGCCTCCGCGCTGTGCGGACTGTCCGAAACGCTGCCGCAGATCGTGGGATCGCGCCTGCTGCAGGGTATTTTTGGGGCATCGCTGGTGCCGCTGTCGCAATCGATCCTGCTCGACATCAATCCCCGCGAAAAGCAGGGTCAGGCTATGGCGGTGTGGGGCATGGGCGTGATGGTCGGGCCGGTTCTCGGCCCGACACTCGGCGGATGGCTCACCGACAGCTACAACTGGCGCTGGGTATTCTTTATCAACGTGCCGATCGGCGCGTTTGCGCTCTTCGGCGTGCTGACGTTCCTCCCGGCCAGGCCTACGCGGCATGATGCGAAGTTTGACCTGTTCGGCTTCGCGACGTTGAGTCTCGCGATCGGCGCACTCCAGGCGATGCTAGATCGCGGTGAGCAGCTTGACTGGTTCGGCTCGCATGAGATCGTCATCGAGGCGCTCGCCGCCGCGATCAGCTTCGCCTTCTTTCTGGCGCATACGGCGACGGCAGGAAAGACCTCGTTCTTCAGGTATGAACTGTTGAAGGATCGCAACTTCGCCACCGGCATCTTCTTCATCTTCGTGATTGGCGCCGTGATGTATGCAACCCGAGCCCTGCTGCCGCCGATGCTGCAGAACCTGATGAACTATCCGGTCGCGACGACCGGACTCGTCACCGCGCCGAGCGGCGCCGGCACGATGGTCGCCATGCTGTTAGCCGGTCGTCTACTCAAGCGGCTCGATGCGCGCCTGATCCTCCTCGCGGGCTTCTTGATCTCCGCGTTCGCGCTATGGCAGATGATGCACTACACAATCGTGCTGGCAGAATCCGATATCGTCTGGCCGGGCGTGGTCCAAGGCTTCGGTCTCGGTCTCGTGTTCGTGCCGTTGAGCACGCTGACCTTTTCGACGTTGACACCCGCGTTGCGCGCTGACGGCACGGCAACCTACAGTCTGATGCGCAATATCGGCAGCAGTATCGGCATTTCGATCGTGCAGACGCTGATGACGCGTGGCACCCAGATCGCGCACGCGGACCTGGCGGCGAACGTCAACCCGTTCAATCCTGCGATGCAGCCGATGCTCGCCAACGGATCGCACTACGACATCGCCGTGCTGAACCAGTCGATTACGCAGCAGGCTTCGATGATTGCGTATCTGAACGACTTCAAGCTGATGTTCGTTGCGACTCTGCTCGTCATTCCGCTCGTGCTGCTGATCCGGCCGGCAAGGAAGGTCGACGGCGAAACGCTCGCGCACGCCGTGATGGATTGA
- a CDS encoding 4-hydroxybenzoate 3-monooxygenase: MRTQVGIIGAGPAGLLLSHLLHLQGIESVVLEARSREQIESTIRAGVLEQGTMDLLTETGVGDRMKAEGALHHGFELAFEGKRRRIDLTALTGKSITVYAQHEVLKDLVAARVAAGGSLYFNVSDVSIADIDTEAPSIRFVHDGVEQTLMCDFVIGCDGSQGVSRATIPAARRNDYERVFPFGWFGILVEAPPSSDELIYARHERGFALVSTRSPNVQRMYFQCDPQDSVDNWSDDRIWAEMHARVDSADGQRLIEGRIFQKTIVGMRSFVSTTMQHGRLFLAGDAAHIVPPTGAKGLNLAVSDVRILAAALRAFYREDRTDLLDAYSETALKRIWRAEHFSYWMTRMMHRLDDASPFEQRLQVSELEHVTTSRAAATAMAENYVGAAVV, encoded by the coding sequence ATGCGTACGCAAGTCGGCATCATCGGCGCAGGGCCAGCGGGCCTGCTGCTTTCCCATCTTCTCCATCTTCAAGGCATCGAGTCGGTGGTGCTCGAAGCACGCAGCCGCGAGCAAATCGAATCGACGATTCGCGCGGGCGTGCTCGAGCAAGGCACGATGGACCTGTTGACCGAAACGGGCGTCGGGGATCGGATGAAAGCGGAAGGCGCGCTGCACCACGGCTTCGAGCTGGCATTCGAAGGAAAGCGCCGCCGCATCGATCTCACCGCGCTGACCGGCAAGTCAATCACCGTCTACGCGCAGCACGAAGTCCTCAAGGATCTCGTTGCCGCCCGCGTCGCCGCAGGCGGTTCGCTTTACTTCAACGTGTCGGACGTGTCGATTGCGGATATCGATACCGAAGCGCCGTCGATCCGCTTCGTTCACGACGGCGTCGAACAGACGCTGATGTGCGACTTCGTGATCGGTTGCGACGGCTCACAGGGCGTGTCGCGCGCAACGATCCCCGCCGCGCGGCGCAACGACTATGAGCGCGTGTTCCCGTTCGGCTGGTTCGGCATTCTCGTCGAGGCGCCGCCCTCGTCGGACGAATTGATCTACGCCCGCCACGAACGCGGCTTCGCGCTGGTCAGCACGCGTTCGCCAAACGTGCAGCGGATGTATTTCCAGTGCGATCCGCAGGACTCGGTCGACAACTGGTCGGACGACCGGATCTGGGCGGAGATGCATGCGCGCGTCGACTCGGCGGACGGCCAGCGACTGATCGAAGGCCGGATCTTCCAGAAGACTATCGTGGGCATGCGCAGCTTCGTATCGACGACGATGCAGCACGGGCGGCTGTTCCTCGCGGGGGATGCCGCGCATATCGTTCCGCCGACCGGTGCGAAGGGGCTCAACCTGGCCGTATCCGACGTGCGTATCCTCGCGGCTGCGCTGCGGGCTTTTTATCGGGAAGACCGCACGGATCTCCTCGATGCTTACAGCGAGACGGCGTTGAAACGCATCTGGCGCGCCGAGCACTTCTCTTATTGGATGACGCGGATGATGCATCGCCTCGATGATGCGTCGCCGTTCGAGCAGCGATTGCAGGTCTCGGAGCTCGAGCACGTGACGACGTCGCGCGCGGCAGCGACCGCGATGGCGGAAAACTACGTTGGTGCAGCGGTGGTCTGA